A genome region from Solanum pennellii chromosome 12, SPENNV200 includes the following:
- the LOC107007270 gene encoding LOW QUALITY PROTEIN: probable cyclic nucleotide-gated ion channel 5 (The sequence of the model RefSeq protein was modified relative to this genomic sequence to represent the inferred CDS: inserted 1 base in 1 codon), translating to MCLIVRNVRLWFEVPRSGWAAKKKFVRLDDFDCGLTSASXTVAASKCGFIMEALRHSGHATSSPSRSFKRGMRKGSEGLKSIGRSLGFGVSKAVFPEDLKVSEKKIFDPQDKFLLLWNKLFVISCILAVSVDPLFFYLPVFDDKSNCLQIDRKLAVIATTLRTVVDAFYLIHMALQFRTAYIAPSSRVFGRGELVIDPGQIAKRYLRSYFIIDLLAVVPLPQIVAGRFLQRSTGSDVLATKQALLYIILLQYIPRFVRVIPLTSELKRTTGVFAETAWAGAASYLLLYMLASHIVGSFWYLLSVERYDTCWERACSHNTTCQTDFLYCGNQGMTGYNAWSNISESVLNGACPRSGDNPPFDFGIFEQALSSGIVFSMKFVTKYCYCLWWGLQNLSTLGQGLQTSTYPGESLFSIALAILGLILFALLIGNMQTYLQSLTIRLEEMRVRRRDSEQWMHHRLLPQELRERVRGYDQYKWQETRGVDEENIVQNLPKDLRRDIKRHLCLALVKRVPLFANMEERLLDAICEHLKPCLYIENTYLVREGDPVDEMLFVIRGRLESVTTDGGRSGFFNRSLLKESDFCGEELLTWALDPKSGSNLPSSTRTVKALTEVEAFALIADELKFVASQFRKLHSRQVQHTFRFYSQHWRTWAACFIQAAWRRFTKRKLMELQRKEDEEAEALAGASSNSGGASFSIGATFLASRFAANALRGVHKNRNLKSARELMKLQKPPEPDFSEDTE from the exons ATGTGTTTGATTGTACGAAATGTTAGATTATGGTTCGAAGTCCCAAGATCTGGATGGGCagcaaaaaaaaagtttgtaag GTTGGATGACTTTGATTGCGGACTAACCTCAGCGT ACACCGTAGCTGCAAGTAAATGTGGCTTCATCATGGAAGCTTTAAGACATTCTGGCCATGCAACTAGCAGCCCGTCAAGGTCTTTTAAGAGAGGAATGAGAAAAGGATCTGAAGGACTAAAGTCGATTGGTCGATCACTCGGATTTGGTGTCTCTAAGGCAGTATTTCCTGAAGATCTGAAAGTTTCAGAGAAGAAGATTTTTGATCCTCAAGATAAATTCCTTCTCTTGTGGAATAAGCTGTTTGTTATATCATGCATTCTGGCCGTGTCTGTGGATCCGTTGTTTTTCTACCTTCCAGTTTTCGATGACAAGTCAAATTGCCTTCAGATTGATCGAAAGCTAGCTGTGATAGCCACAACGCTTCGTACCGTTGTTGATGCTTTCTATCTTATTCACATGGCACTTCAGTTTCGTACAGCTTATATTGCACCATCCTCTCGAGTTTTTGGAAGGGGTGAACTTGTGATAGATCCTGGACAGATTGCTAAAAGATACTTGCGATCCTATTTTATCATCGATCTTCTTGCTGTGGTTCCCTTGCCTCAG ATTGTAGCTGGGAGATTCCTGCAGAGATCGACAGGTTCTGATGTTCTGGCTACCAAACAAGCTTTGCTCTATATCATTTTGCTCCAGTATATCCCCAGATTTGTCCGAGTTATACCCTTAACGTCAGAATTGAAAAGAACTACTGGTGTCTTCGCTGAAACTGCATGGGCTGGTGCTGCATCCTATTTGCTGTTGTACATGCTTGCTAGTCAC ATAGTTGGCTCCTTTTGGTATTTGCTTTCTGTGGAACGCTATGATACATGCTGGGAAAGAGCTTGTAGTCATAACACAACATGCCAAACTGATTTCTTGTACTGCGGCAATCAAGGCATGACAGGGTATAATGCTTGGAGCAATATCAGTGAATCGGTTTTAAATGGAGCATGCCCTCGTAGCGGTGACAATCCACCATTTGATTTTGGAATTTTCGAGCAGGCTTTGTCATCAGGCATAGTTTTCTCAATGAAGTTTGTGACTAAATATTGCTACTGTTTGTGGTGGGGACTCCAGAATTTAAG TACCCTTGGACAGGGACTTCAAACTAGCACATATCCTGGGGAGTCTTTATTCTCTATTGCACTAGCGATACTCGGGCTCATTCTCTTTGCATTGCTGATTGGTAACATGCAG ACATACCTTCAGTCGCTTACTATTCGACTTGAAGAGATGAGAGTTAGAAGGCGTGACTCGGAACAATGGATGCATCACAGATTGCTTCCGCAAGAACTTCGAGAACGGGTAAGGGGCTATGATCAGTACAAGTGGCAAGAAACACGTGGAGTGGATGAAGAAAATATAGTTCAGAATTTGCCCAAGGATCTCAGGAGGGATATCAAACGTCATCTTTGTCTGGCTCTAGTGAAGAGG GTGCCTCTATTTGCAAATATGGAGGAGAGATTGCTTGATGCAATTTGTGAGCATCTAAAACCTTGTTTGTACATCGAGAACACTTACCTTGTTCGAGAAGGAGATCCAGTGGATGAAATGCTCTTTGTGATACGAGGGCGCCTTGAGAGTGTGACAACTGATGGTGGGAGAAGCGGTTTCTTCAACCGCAGCTTGTTAAAAGAATCCGACTTCTGTGGAGAAGAACTTCTTACTTGGGCACTAGACCCGAAATCAGGTTCTAACCTCCCATCTTCTACTCGTACCGTGAAAGCTCTGACAGAGGTTGAGGCTTTTGCATTAATAGCAGATGAGTTGAAATTCGTCGCCAGTCAGTTCAGAAAGCTCCACAGTAGACAGGTACAGCACACGTTCCGTTTCTACTCACAGCACTGGAGAACTTGGGCTGCTTGCTTCATCCAAGCAGCATGGAGGCGTTTCACGAAAAGGAAACTTATGGAACTACAAAGAAAAGAGGATGAAGAAGCAGAAGCGTTGGCCGGGGCCAGCAGTAACTCGGGTGGAGCTTCTTTTAGTATTGGGGCAACGTTCTTGGCATCGAGATTTGCAGCTAATGCTCTCCGAGGCGTTCATAAGAATCGAAATCTCAAGTCTGCTAGGGAGCTTATGAAGCTGCAAAAACCTCCAGAACCTGATTTCAGTGAAGATACTGAGTGA
- the LOC107005629 gene encoding leucine aminopeptidase 1, chloroplastic: protein MQISYSFFYIRDAEKDLSIHNKFSLFTMATLTVSSLFASSSSSLHSNPSVFTKCQSSPKWAFSFPVTPLCSKRSKRIVHCIARDTLGLTRPNESDAPKISIGAKDTAVVQWQGDLLAIGATENDLARDENSKFKNPLLQQLDSELNGLLSAASSEEDFSGKSGQSVNLRFPGGRITLVGLGSSASSPTSYHSLGEAAAAAAKSSQARNIAVALASTDGLSEQSKVNSASAIATGVVLGSFEDNRFRSESKKSTLESLDILGLGTGPEIERKIKYAEHVCAGVILGRELVNAPANIVTPAVLAEEAKKIASTYSDVISVNILDAEQCKELKMGAYLAVAAAATENPPYFIHLCFKTPTKERKTKLALVGKGLTFDSGGYNLKVGAGSRIELMKNDMGGAAAVLGAAKALGEIRPSGVEVHFIVAACENMISAEGMRPGDIVTASNGKTIEVNNTDAEGRLTLADALIYACNQGVEKIIDLATLTGAIMTALGPSVAGAFTPNDGLAKEVVAAAEASGEKLWRMPMEESYWESMKSGVADMINLGPGNGGAITGALFLKQFVDEKVQWLHLDVAGPVWSDEKKNATGYGVSTLVEWVLRN from the exons ATGCAAATATCTTATTCTTTCTTCTATATAAGAGATGCAGAGAAAGACTTAAGTATACACaacaaattttctttatttacaaTGGCAACACTAACAGTTTCTTCATtgtttgcttcttcttcttcatctttgcATTCTAACCCTTCAGTTTTTACTAAATGTCAATCTAGTCCCAAATGGGCATTTTCTTTTCCAGTTACACCCTTGTGttcaaaaagaagtaaaagaatAGTTCATTGTATTGCTCGTGATACTCTTGGTCTTACTAGGCCTAATGAAAGTGATGCCCCTAAG ATATCAATTGGTGCTAAAGATACTGCTGTGGTGCAATGGCAAGGAGACTTACTTGCAATAGGCGCGACGGAGAATGACTTGGCTAGAGATGAGAATTCTAAGTTCAAGAATCCACTATTGCAACAACTTGATTCCGAATTGAATGGTTTATTGTCTGCAGCTTCTTCTGAGGAGGATTTTAGTGGAAAGTCGGGACAATCCGTAAATCTCAGGTTTCCTGGTGGAAGGATTACTCTAGTTGGTCTTGGCTCATCAGCATCATCACCTACTTCTTATCACAGTTTAGGAGaggctgctgctgctgctgccaAGTCTTCTCAGGCTCGTAATATTGCCGTTGCACTTGCTTCCACTGATGGACTCTCTGAACAATCGAAGGTTAACTCTGCCTCTGCCATAGCAACTG GAGTTGTGCTAGGGTCATTTGAAGATAATAGGTTTAGGTCCGAGTCgaagaaatcaactttggaatCTTTGGATATTCTTGGACTGGGAACTGGACCTGAAATAGAGAGGAAAATCAAATATGCAGAACATGTATGTGCAGGTGTTATACTCGGTAGAGAGCTCGTTAACGCACCAGCCAATATAGTTACGCCTG CGGTACTTGCTGAAGAGGCTAAAAAGATTGCGTCCACTTATAGCGATGTCATTTCCGTTAACATTTTGGATGCTGAGCAGTGCAAAGAATTGAAAATGGGAGCCTATTTAGCtgttgctgcagcagctactgAAAATCCTCCTTACTTCATCcatttatgttttaaaactcCTACTAAGGAACGCAAAACGAAGTTAGCCTTGGTTGGAAAGGGATTAACTTTTGACAG TGGTGGCTACAACCTCAAGGTCGGAGCTGGTTCGAGGATTGAGCTAATGAAGAATGACATGGGAGGGGCTGCTGCTGTTTTAGGTGCAGCAAAAGCTCTTGGTGAAATTAGGCCTTCCGGAGTAGAG GTGCATTTCATTGTCGCAGCATGTGAAAATATGATCAGTGCAGAAGGCATGAGGCCTGGAGACATTGTCACAGCTTCAAATGGTAAGACAATTGAAGTTAACAATACTGATGCTGAGGGTAGGCTCACACTTGCTGATGCTTTGATATATGCCTGTAACCAAGGTGTTGAGAAG ATAATTGATCTGGCAACATTAACTGGTGCTATTATGACTGCTCTTGGACCTTCAGTTGCTG GTGCTTTTACACCTAATGATGGCCTAGCAAAGGAGGTTGTTGCAGCTGCTGAGGCAAGTGGTGAAAAGCTATGGAGGATGCCTATGGAGGAGAGTTACTGGGAGAGTATGAAATCAGGAGTGGCTGATATGATTAACTTGGGGCCTGGTAATGGCGGTGCTATAACTGGTGCTCTCTTCCTCAAACAA TTTGTTGACGAGAAGGTTCAGTGGTTGCATCTCGATGTAGCTGGCCCCGTCTGGAGCGATGAAAAGAAAAACGCCACGGGTTATGGTGTTTCAACTCTGGTGGAATGGGTGCTGAGGAACTAG